The stretch of DNA TGCTGGTATTCGTGGTATTCATGCTTATCATTATTTCGAGCGTCGTCTACTACATCGAACACCCGGTTCAGCCCGACAAATTCAGTAGCATTCCGGCTACCATGTGGTGGGGTACGAGTGCCATGACCACCGTTGGTTACGGCGACCTTCACCCGATTACACCCCTCGGCAAATTTATTGGTGGATTGGCTTCGATATTAGGCATCATGCTATTCGCCCTGCCAACGAGTATTCTGGTATCCGGCTTCAACGAATACATGCGTACACACCGGAAATCGCCCACCACCCGCCAATGCCCGCACTGTGGGAAGGTGTTGAATGATTGAGTGATGGAGTGATAGAATGATAGAATGATAGAATGATAGAATGATAGAATGGAGCGCAGTGGTCTGATTCGATAATTCAACCATTCAACCATTCAATCATTCAATCATTCAATCATTCAATCACTCAATCACTCAATCTTTTCCATCATTCAACCTTTTTCATTACTTCGGGGTAGGTTCCCAAACGCTGAAACGCCCACAGGCTTTCGATGGTCGATTCAGCCCCGGAATTGCGGTTTACTACGCCATTTGGCCCGATGCCATCGTAGCCCCGGCCCGTAGTACGATCATACATGGGGGTGCTGGCCGGGTTTTTGCCCATGAACCAGCCTGCCAACTGCGCGGCCAAGTCGGCGTAACGCGGCTCTTTGGTTTGATCATACGCTTCGAGCGTGGCCCAGATCATAGGGCGAATGCCATACGCGATTTGCGAAAACTGGCTCTCGTTCAGCAACTTCACGGCACTTCCCGACTGCTCGACCGCAAACGATTCCAGATAATTCCTTTGAATAAGGTACGGGTAAAAGTTATCGATTTCGCGCCGGGCGGCTGCTTGCCACGCGGGCTTATTCAACACCTTGCCTGCCCGTAGCAGTGCATAAGCCTGATCACTCGCGTAGGCGTGCCAGTTGTTCTCAAAACTCAGAAACGCGCTGTGTGGAAACTGATTGGCATCGCCGAATTGCATCGCCAGAATTCCCTCGGCCAATTGCTCCATCAGCCGTAGCCCCTCCGCCGAGGGCGTTTGCTGATAGCGATTGAGCAACCCCAGCAGCATTACAGCCGCCTGATCGCTGCCCGACCCGAACGGCAACCACTTCGGCACCGACACGCCCCGAATAAATGTAAAATCGCGCGGTTTGCCGCCAAAATCGCGAAGCATCGCGGTTAGCAGCCGTTGGTTGGCCTGCTCGATGCGCGTTGCCAGTGCGGGGTCCGTTTTCTGGAAATATGGCTGCACCTCCGTCAGGTGCCAAAATGCCCGCCACGACCAGAAGTTTGGTTCGGCCACACTGGTTTTGAAGGTTTTGTTAATCGTTCGGTCGGGCCACAGAAAGTTATAGAAGTACCCGTTTTCGGCCTGCAATTGCAGCACAAACTCGGTCATCTGGCGTAGTTTGGTCTGCTTGTCGGCGTTGGTGGCAAGGTCGGGTTCGTTAACCAGTAATATAGCGGCCCGCGAAACATCGTCAACGCAGGTAAATCCCTCGTCGGCATCGGTTACGAGCCGGTAGTCGGGGGCTTCGCTGTAGATGGCAACAGTGCCGACGTCGGCTCCGTTGGGCAGTTTTACGGTTTGATACAGCCGGTCGAGATGGCTCAGATTGACGTACCGATTGGCCGGTGTGGTGGTCTGCGCTGCGGGTTGGTCTTTCCGGCAGGAGAGCGAGAAAATGATAATAAAAACGCTGAGTAGTCGCATAAATGGAACACAGATTAAACGGATGCTACGGATAAACACGGATTTTGATGAAACGCGGATTGTACGGATGAACACAGTTTATTTGAAAAATGGAAATCTGTGTTCATCCGTAGCATCTGTATCATCCGTGTTCCTCTTATAAATTTTCAATCTTTCAACCCCGAAGACGCCATGCTGCGGATGAAGTGTTTCTGAAAAAATAGGTACAGCAAAATGATTGGTAATGCCAGCATCACGGCAGCGGCAATCTTCACGCCCAACTGCCCCTCGGCGCGGCCACCAACCGAAAACAGCGTTACCAACTGCGGCAGGGTCATAGTCGGTTCGTCGCGGATGACGATGAGCGGCCAGAGTGCTTCGTTCCACAAGCCCATGAATGTCAGGATGGTGATTGTTAGAGCCGTAGGTAGCACATTAGGCACCAGAATCTGAAAGATGATGCGCAACTCCCCCGCCCCATCGATGCGTGCCGCGTCGATCAGGGCCTGCGGCAAACTCTGAAACGCCTGCCGGAACAGCAAAATCGACAGTGAGTTGAGCGCGAACGGCACAATCAGCGCAAAATACGTATCGACCCAGCCAAGTTTCACCATCGTAATGTAGTTGGGAATGAGCGTAATCTGAAACGGCAGCGTCATCGTGAAAATGATGAGGTAAAAAATCAGATTGCGCCCCGCAAACTGCATCCGGGCGAGCGCGTAGCCGACCATCGCGCCCGAAATCAACACTAAACCTGTGGTCAGCACAGCCACGAACGCACTGTTTAAAAATGCCCGGCCCAGCGGAATTTTGGTAAATACTGTCTCGTAGTTAGCCCACGTAAAGCCCTGCGGCAGCAGAACCAGATCGCCCAGCCCACTCTCCGACGACAGCGACGCGCTCACCATCCAGATAAACGGATAGATGAACGACAGAGCCGCGAGCGTGAGGAGGGTGTAGCGAAGGAGTCTCATGATTTTGAGTGGTTGAATGATTGAATGAGTGAGTGGTTGAATGATAGAATGGTTGAATGGATGCGTTACCTGACTACTTCATTCAATCATTTAACCACTCACTCATTCAATCATTCAACCATTTTCCTGTTCCACATACCGTTTTTGAATCACTACCACGAACAGAATAATCAGCGCGAAGCAAAAACCGAGCGTGGCCGAATAACCCATGTGGTAGTATTGAAATGCCTGTTTGTAAATATACATCACTGCCGAAAGGGTGCTGTTGAGCGGCCCGCCCTCGGTCATGATATACGGTTCGATGAACAGCGAAAACCCGCCAATGGTCGATAGCACCACAACCGTGAAAATGGTTGGGTTGATAATCGGTAACGTAATGTGCCGGAACTTTTGCCATTCGGTTGCGCCCTCTAAATCAGCCGCTTCGTAGTAGGCCACCGGCACCGATTGCAAGCCCACTAAAAACAGAATCACGTATAAACCCACGTTTTTCCAGGTCGCCATGAGCGCGATGGAGTACATCGCCACGTCGGGATCGTCGAGCCACGACACGCGCGGCAGGGCCAGCGATACCAGCACCCGGTTAATCAGTCCCGCGTTGAAGCCCAGCAATTGCTGCCACAAAATCGTGACGACCACGCCCGACACAATCACGGGCAGAAAGAAAGCCGCCCGGAAAAAACTCGCCCCCCGAATCGTTCGGTTCAGCAACTCGGCCAGCAGCAATGCCACCGCAATTTGCAGTGGAATATGCACGACCAGAAACCGCAGCGTGTTCAGAATGGCCTGCCAGAACAGCCGATCTTTCAGCACCCGCTCGTAGTTTGCCAGCCCCACCCAGCGCATCGGGGCAATGATGTTCCAGTCGTGGAAGGTCAGCACCACCGAAAACACCACTGGAAACGCCACAAACAGGCCAAAATGCAGCAAATACGGGCTGGCGAGGAGGTAGGGCGTGAGCTTCTTCATATTGAATGACTGAATGACTGAATGATTGAATGATAGAGTGGTTGAATGGTTGAATGATAGAGTGGTTGAATATTCCTTCTATTCCATTCAATCATTCTATCATTCAACCATTCAACCACTCTATCATTCAACCCCCCAATAGCACGTCTACTGCCTTTGCTGCGTCGGCAATGGCGGCTTCGGGCGTTTTTTTGTTGAAAATCACGCAGGCTTCGTACTCCTGCGAAATGATGTCGAAAACCTCCACAATCACCTCGCAGTTGTCGACGCCTTTGATGTAGCGCGTTTGTTCGGCGAAGGGTTTCAGGCGCGGGTTGCGTTGCAGAAACGGCGTAAAAAATGGGTCGGTGTCCAACTGTTTCCGACGCGGAAACTGCCCCGTTAGCTCCAGCAGCCGTAAATCGCCCGGCTGATCGATGAGTGTTTTGATAAACGCCCACGCGGTTGTAGGGTCGCGGCAGGTGTTGAATACCACAATGTTTTTCGGATCGCCGTAGGTGTATGTCGGACCAGTGTGACCATCGGGAACAGGCATCGGGTAGAAGTTATACGCCAGCCCCGACTCTTTGTATTTCTCAAGATAGCTCACCTGCCACGGCCCGGTAAACTGGGTAGCGATGCGGCCATCGAGAAACGGGTCGCGGGTGGCCGACAGCCGTTCGCGGGCGAAGTAGTTTTTCCGATACAATTCCTGCAAAAACCGAAAGACGCCAATCGCGTGCTGGTTATTGAAAGCCGCCCGATTGTTCTGAACGAGCGGTGCCCCGTTCGACGCAGCCAGATATAACGGATAGAAATTGAACAGCCGCTGATACCAGATTGCCTTCACTTCGGTATAGCCTAACCACCGGTCTACATAGCCGTCGCTATCGCGGTCTTGCTTCACGGCCTCGCCTGCCCGCAGGTAACGCCCGTAGGTGTACGGTGGCCCTTCGCCCGTGCCGGGTCTGACTATATTCGTGTTGCAGAGCGTCATAATCGGGTTCACTTTCCACGGCACCTGATAGATATGCCCATCAGACGAGGTGATTTCGCGCAGTACGGCACTGTCGCAGCGGGCCGTTATGAATGCCCGGAAGCCCGGAATCGTGTCGAGCGGCACCAGCACACCGGCTTTGGCGTACATTTCTACGCTGCCCTGCCACATGTTGGCGTAGATGTCGGGCGTGGTTTTGCCCACCACCGACGCCAG from Spirosoma montaniterrae encodes:
- a CDS encoding extracellular solute-binding protein; this encodes MLKKLGVSLCYLGVSLCNNLFFSACQRNDTTDARPMTFWCSNNGPEIAFTKEFADRWQRTRPDKPLRYQPIPEGQSSEEIILASVVGKTTPDIYANMWQGSVEMYAKAGVLVPLDTIPGFRAFITARCDSAVLREITSSDGHIYQVPWKVNPIMTLCNTNIVRPGTGEGPPYTYGRYLRAGEAVKQDRDSDGYVDRWLGYTEVKAIWYQRLFNFYPLYLAASNGAPLVQNNRAAFNNQHAIGVFRFLQELYRKNYFARERLSATRDPFLDGRIATQFTGPWQVSYLEKYKESGLAYNFYPMPVPDGHTGPTYTYGDPKNIVVFNTCRDPTTAWAFIKTLIDQPGDLRLLELTGQFPRRKQLDTDPFFTPFLQRNPRLKPFAEQTRYIKGVDNCEVIVEVFDIISQEYEACVIFNKKTPEAAIADAAKAVDVLLGG
- a CDS encoding carbohydrate ABC transporter permease; this translates as MKKLTPYLLASPYLLHFGLFVAFPVVFSVVLTFHDWNIIAPMRWVGLANYERVLKDRLFWQAILNTLRFLVVHIPLQIAVALLLAELLNRTIRGASFFRAAFFLPVIVSGVVVTILWQQLLGFNAGLINRVLVSLALPRVSWLDDPDVAMYSIALMATWKNVGLYVILFLVGLQSVPVAYYEAADLEGATEWQKFRHITLPIINPTIFTVVVLSTIGGFSLFIEPYIMTEGGPLNSTLSAVMYIYKQAFQYYHMGYSATLGFCFALIILFVVVIQKRYVEQENG
- a CDS encoding carbohydrate ABC transporter permease, with the protein product MRLLRYTLLTLAALSFIYPFIWMVSASLSSESGLGDLVLLPQGFTWANYETVFTKIPLGRAFLNSAFVAVLTTGLVLISGAMVGYALARMQFAGRNLIFYLIIFTMTLPFQITLIPNYITMVKLGWVDTYFALIVPFALNSLSILLFRQAFQSLPQALIDAARIDGAGELRIIFQILVPNVLPTALTITILTFMGLWNEALWPLIVIRDEPTMTLPQLVTLFSVGGRAEGQLGVKIAAAVMLALPIILLYLFFQKHFIRSMASSGLKD